The sequence CATAAAATTATTTTCCGGTCCCACTTCTACCACCACATGTTCTCCTTCAACAAAATGGGTATAGTGGTTATTATTCCAGGAAGGCACCGCATATACCACCTTATCCCCTTTATCCACAATGGCCCGGAATATGGCATAGATCAGCGGCCGGCCACCGGAAGCAACCAGGTATTCAGAAATGGAATAGTCCAGCCCCTCCCATTCCCGGGTAAATTCGGCAATGGCTTCGCGCAGGTCCAGGTTGCCTTCCGCCAGCGGATAATTTGTAAAGTGCTGGCGATAAGCTGCAATGATCTCTTCTTCCAGTGCCTGTGGGATGGGAAAAACCTGCGGGTCAAAATCACCCACGGTAAAATTGAAGATTTTCTCCCCCAGCCGGATTTTCTCACGGATTTCACCGCCCAGTTTAACGATTTCAGAGCCAATAAGGGTTTCAGAGAGGTGACTAAGTTTCATGCAATCCAGTTTATTCGGGGCCAAAGGTACATGTATATTTGCCAGCCCTTATGACAAAACCCGATACAAAAACTGCACTTTTTATCAAACCATCGCGACTAAACCGGCGCTGGTCACCGATTGAACTGATCCACATTACCCGCACGGCCAGGGGGCTCGATTATGCCCGGGAAGCACTGGACCCGGACCTGGTGGGTAAGTATTTTGGGGCATTCCCCATGGCTATGCGGAATATACTGGTCGCGCTGGGGGATGAAGCCCTGCAACAAACCATTCAACAATTAACCCGGAACCATGCCAAACAAAAAGCCGGCACTTCCTTAACAGCCTATATTGACCGATCCTTATTGCGGACGGTTCACCAGCTATTTATACAATTACTGCCGTTTGCGCAGGAATTGGGATGGTATCACCAGGTCGTGAATCCGGCAACCGGTAACCCTCTCACCGCGGGTTGTGTACTGCATAGCGAAATGCCGCGCTTATCGTTCAAAGTGCATCGTGCGGAAGATGGCATGCTTCAATTATTGGTTTTTGTCACCATTGCCGGTGAACCGGTTCCCTTGTCGGATTTCACCCGCGATTTCTTCTTTTTGATGCGGGATAAGAACTATTTTCTCTTGTCCTTTGCCGATTACCAGACCCTGCAATGGCTCTCTGCCAATGACCCTTTGGTGTATGGGTATGATGCTGCCGGGTTTTCTACGCATGTACTCCAACGCCTTGAAGCAGATTACGAAGTGGAGATGGGCTCTTTGTTGAATAAACAGGTGATCACAGTGGAACCGGTGAATGCGATCTACCTGAGTGAGATCAGCGGTAGCTTCCTGATGTTGACTCCCCGATGGAATTACGATGGATTTTGGGTGGAAGGCCCCTGGCAACACACCGAAGAATTTACCCGGAATGGTGAAGTGTTTGTGGTGAAGCGCCACCTGGAAAAAGAAAAATCCTTTCATGATACCCTGCAAACCATGCACCCGAATTTTTCACGCCAGTTGAACGGGGTGTTTAACCTGCCTTTTGCAGAAGCAAAGAAAAAGCACTGGTTTTTAAAAGTGTATCACCAACTGCTGGAGGATAATGTTGAACTGCTGGGAATGGAAATGCTGAAACATTTCAGGTACTCGCCTTTTCCTGTAGTAACTGACCTGCAGATTATTAAGACAGTGGATAGTACCATGCATTTATTTATGCGGGTAAGTTTCGGAAAAGAGGAAGTGCCGCTGGCTGAATTGCAAAAACTCCTGCTGGCTGCACAAAAATCCCTGATGCTGAAGGACCATTCCATTGGTGTGCTCACCGAAGAATGGCTGAACCAGTATAGCCTCCTGCTAAAGCACGGCAAGGTCTCGAAAAATGAACTGATCGTTCCGCAATGGATTTTATTGGGTATGGAACAGGTTGAAGGAGCGGGCTCAGCAAGGCCGGCAATTCCTGCCGACTGGTGGAAACGCTGGTTGCAGTGGCAGCAATCTGATGCCCCGGTCTACATGGTTCCGGCTATGGTAAATGCTACCCTGCGGCCTTACCAGCAAAAGGGCTTCGAATGGATCTGCCTGCTATCCGAGATCGATGCGGGCGCCTGCCTGGCCGACGATATGGGCCTCGGTAAAACCCTGCAAACCATCTGCTTCCTCGCCCACCTTTCCACCCGTCGGGTAAAACCTGGCGGATGGTATATGATCGTGTGCCCGGCGAGCCTGATGCACAACTGGCGGGCAGAGCTCGAAAAGTTTGCAGCAGGCCTGGGGGCCTTTGTATACCACAACAGCTCCCGGGACCTTGATGCCTTTTTTGCTTCAGGAGCCCAGGTGCTGATTACCAGCTACGGCACCATGCGGTCCGATTTTGACCTCTTACAGGCAATTCATTGGGAGGCCATTGTCCTGGATGAAAGCCACACCATAAAAAATCCATCCGCACAGGTCACAAAAGCGGTCTACCAGTTGCGGGCCAGGTCCAGGGTGGCGCTGAGCGGCACACCGGTTATGAATAACACATTTGACCTGTATGCACAATTGCAGTTCCTGGTGCCGGGTTTGTTTGGTGGTCCCGAATTTTTCCGGAAAGAATATGCGTATCCGATCGATCGCGAGCGCAGTGAAGAAAAGATCCAGGCGTTGCAAAAGATTACTGCGCCTTTTGTCCTGCGCCGGACAAAGCAGCAGGTGGCCACCGACCTTCCGCCTAAAACCGAATCGGTCATGTGGTGCGAAATGGGCGCCGACCAGAAAGCCTTATACGATGAAACAAAGGCCCGGATCAGGGATAGCCTTTTCCTGAATATCAAATCAGAAGGACTGAATAAATCAAAACTCTCGATACTGCAGGGCATGCAAAAATTACGGCAGATCTGCGCAGCGCCACAATTACTAAAGGAGGGCGGCCTGCAGGCAGTATCTTCTATCAAGGCAGAGCTTTTACTCGAAGAACTGCAGGTCAACCTGCGCAATAATAAAGTCCTGGTCTTTTCCCAATTCAAAGGCATGCTGCACCTTATTGGCGATGCCTGCCGGAAAGCCGGCCTGGCCTATTACCATTTCGACGGGGAAACGCCACCGGAAAAACGATCTGAATTAGTTGCGCAATTCCAGTCGGAAGGCAACACGGTGAATATCTTTCTCATCAGCCTCAAAGCAGGAAATACAGGTCTCACACTTACTGCGGCAGATTATGTATTCCTGGTTGATCCCTGGTGGAATACCGCCGTGCAGCAACAGGCTATTGACCGCGCATACCGCATTGGCCAGACAAAAAATGTATTTGCCTACCAGATGATCTGCAAAGACAGCATCGAAGAAAAAATCGTTGAATTACAGGAAAGGAAAAAAGCCTTATCCGACGCACTGATCGCGGAAGATGAAAGCTTCCTCAAGCAATTGAGCGAAGAGGATATCCGGTATTTATTTTCCTGACTGGTATGCTGTTGCCTCAGGGTATCCAGCTCATCAGGTATTCATCCACAAACCGGTCCTCGTTTTTTAACCAGGTATAATTCCGCATGCGGCCTTCTATGGCAAATCCAGCCCGCTCGTATAACCGGATTGCTGCTGTATTGTCAATTGCCGTGGATAATTCAATCCGCTTCAACCTTTTTTCCCTTGCAAGGCTGATGATCTCGCCCATCATGCGCAACCCATATCCTTTTCCTGTATAACCAGGATGGATGGCCACCCCGCCCAGGTAAAGGCTATGTGCATTACGATGGTATTGCGGCACCAGTTTACACATCCCAACATCCACTCCATCAGCCTGGAATTTGTACAATACACCTTTTGCAAGGAGGTCATCAAAGATCGGCTGGAACTCATCTTCAGTCATAGGGTCGTACAACAAATACGGATTTATCGCCGGGTGCATATATAATGAAAAAAAGAACCGGGTATCTTCTTTGGTGGCTGGCTGTAGCATCTGAAAAACTTGTGTTGCAATATAACAGAACCCATTAAGTTTGAATAGGTTTACATCCAGCTATGGTTAAATATTTTTTATTCCTTTTTTGCAGTGTATTATCCGGTTCCCCTGACTATACAGAACTGCGTCCCGACCTATCCGGAAAGGTGATATCCATTGTGGATGGTGATACCTTCAAGTTATTGATAGCCGATAAACAAACAGTAAAAATCAGGCTGAACGGTATCGATGCCCCTGAAAAAGGGCAGGATTATTCCCGGACAAGCAAAGAATACCTGGGGAAATTAATATCCGCCCGCCCCATCCGCGTGGTTGATAAAGGGAAGGATAAATATGGCCGTATCATTGGCGATGTATTTACAGACCAGGGATTGCTGGTGAACCTGGAACTGGTAAAGGCAGGGATGGCCTGGCATTTTGTAAAATATTCAAAAGACCCCCGCTTGGCCGAAGCCGAAACAATCGCCCGGCAAAACAAGTCCGGACTATGGCAGCAAGCTGCACCTGTCGCACCCTGGGATTACCGGAAACGGAAAAGAAAACCGTAAAAGGAAAGTACCGGATTTATGTATTTTTAAGACATGAACAAACGCTATTACCTGGCTCTCGACCTGAAAGATGAACCTGAAGCTATTGCCACCTATGAGGACCTTCATAAAAGGGTGAGTCCACACATTATTGCCTCGATAAGGAACTCAGATATTACCCAAATGGAACTCTACCGCACCGGAAACCGGCTATTTATGATTATGGAAACCGGCCCGGACTTTTCTTTTGAAGCGAAAGCCCTTGCCGATGCTTCGGATCCGCTTGTCCAGGAATGGGAGACCCTGGTCGGCACTTACCAACAGGCCCTTCCATGGGCAAAACCAGGGGAAAAATGGGTACTGATGGACCCCATTTTCCGGCTAACGGACTATCTTTAGTTCATGATCATCATACACGCTGTACAAAAACTGCAGAATACGAGCAGGATGAAAGCGCCATTGTATGTGAGTGAAGCATCCCCCTCGCAGCTCCTGCACAATTGGTATGCACGGCTGGTGAACACCGGTTTCCCCGGTAAAATGCTGGTGATGTATATGCATGATCCCTCCGGACTAACGATTCTTGTGCATGGGAAGACGATACAATCCACCCAGTTTTATTTCCGCGACCGGCTGCTGCGGCTTTTGCACAGGCTGGGATTTTCACCTCTATTTGTTGAAAAGGAAATGGCCCTCCTGGAGGAAGGTTTTGTGGTGGGAAAAACAGATAGCCGGAGTATGCTGGGCAGGATGAACCAGATCAATTTCCATATTGAGATCCAGTGTACAAAATCGGCCGCGTATGAAGAGATCCCTTTGCATTGGATAGAAGACCAGATCGCAGATTACCCATACCTTGATCCGGTTACCAAAAAGTACCGCACGCTCATGGATTTCTTCAGGGATCTGGGTGTCCTGGAGAAGAAGCCTTAATTATCCTGGCCAAGCTGCTTGATGATCTTCCCTACTTCAGATTCGGTTGCCCGTAGCTGTGACTGGCAAAAATTAATGAGGGTAGCTGCCCGCTTCAGCTTTTCAGCCAGCTGGTCAACTGTTATGGTTTCATTTTCTATAGCCGCAGCAATTTGCTGCAACTCTTCAAATGCCGACTCATAGTTCAAATGGTTTTCCATTGTAGGGTTTTTTTTGGTGAACGGTACTGTCGATGGCAGTGCCTGATAAGATAATGGTCAGTTCATCGCCAATGCTGACAGTTGCAGCATCAGAAATGATTTTTCCTTTCAATTCAATGATCGCAAACCCACGCTGCAATACCTTTTCCGGCGATGCCATTTTAAAAAGCCGCACCAGGTTGTCAACGTTTGCCTGTTTATTCCGAAGGTATTCCCCGGGCATCCTTTTAATGGATGATTCCACCTGTTGTAAAACCGACCGGTGATGGAAGATATTGGCTTGTGTCTGGTACGCCAGTGCAGACCTTAACGATTGCAATTCCTGTTTGGCGCCAGTCATATATTGTTGTGCATGGATGATCAGTGATTGCTGTAATCCCGTGAGGCTGTTTTCAAATGTGCGGTTATGCTGGATAATAAACTCCGCCACTTTTGTAGGCGTTTTAAGGGCGGTATTGGCCACCAGGTCGGTAATGGTTTCATTTTTCAGGTGGCCAATGCCGGTGATCACGGGAAATGGGCAGGAGGCAACAGCCGCAGCGATCTCAAACTGGTCAAAGATCAGCAGGTCTGTACTGGCACCGCCACCGCGTATAATGACTACTGCATCATAATCCAGCCCGTCTTCCTCAGCACGACTGACGATCTTTTCAACACTGGCAGCAAGGGCCGGCGCATTATTTTCTCCCTGAACCGTCGTAAAAAATGCATGGGTAATAAAATGATAGCCAAATGGATTTTCTTCCAGGCTATGCAGGAAATCTTCATAACCCGCAGCTGTAGATGAACTGATGATCGCTACCCGCTGAATCACCACCGGTAGCTGCAGGTCCTGGTTAAAGGTCATGATCCGCTCACCTTCTTTCCAGATATAATCGGGTAATTCATCAAGCAACCTGTTGATGGTGGCCTGTCGCTGTTGTTCCAGCAGGCCAAGGGTAAAACGCGGATCGATATCCACCAGGGTCAGCTTCAATCCGTATACCGGATGAAAATCTACCGTAACCTCTGCGAGCACCTGCAGGTCGTTCCCAAAACGCTGGCCCGTTGCTGCTTCAAATGCCTTGATCCGGGCAGCGCCGGCACTCCATGCTACCGCAGCCATTTTTGTGATGAGGCTGCCCTTGCTTTTTAGTCCGGCCTTTTCTGTTTCAATGAGGTCAAAATAATGAAAGCCTTTTTGGGCATAGAAGCTATGGTTGCTGATCTCGGCTACTACCCAAAACCGCCTGAAGGAAAATGTCTCGCTGATGACCTCCTGGAGCAGCAGGCTGAGTTGTGATAAACGAAGTGGCGATGACATGCGATAAAGATAAGTAATGTGCTGCTTCTCAGATATTTGGCAGGGAGCCTTCGGCTAATCTACTAATGGCCCTGGCCATTCTTTCAATACGGGCCTCGTCAGACAATGGCGCTTCGAGCCACTTCAGTAGCCGGCGTTTTTCTTCATCGGCTAACGCCTGGAAATGTGCTAAGGCTCCGGGTTCATCTTCCAGGCAGAGCCGGAAATTTTCAGGCACCTGAATTATTTCAGTATCTGCGTATAGTATCACTTCAACATAATCACCGGCTTCTTTTTTGATCTGTTTCCGGATGGCCGCCTTTACTGGAAGGAACAATTGGCCCTTACCCATCGGCATGAGATTATAATGTTTCAACGCAACACCATCTACCGTCCCGTTGACACGCACCCAGCCAAAATGCGCATGCTTATCTGCAGCGATTTCAGGCAGCCGGGCATAGGTCCAGCCGCCCTTTCCCGGGAATTTTTCCAGCAATACTTTCTTATGGAGGAGTGGCTCACTCATTTAACAGCCATAAAATTAAGCAGGCTTCCCGGTTTTCCAGGTACTGAATTCCGGGAATACCTTTTTTCATTATTTCGCAATAAAGTGTAAATTGTACAATTATTAATTTTCAATACGCTGATCATGCGAAAAACGATTGCTTCCCGGCTTCCCGGCGCCTTGGTATTTCTTTTGGTAACCATACTATCCAATCCTTTACACAGCCAGCAAGCCCGGGCTGCTTTGCGGCCCGCTACGGCAAAAGTGGTGATCAATAAAAACATCTACGGGCATTTTGCAGAACACCTGGGTACCTGCATTTATGGCGGATTTTATGTTGGTGAAAAAAATACCACGATTCCCCATTCCGATGGTGTCCGTAACGATATCATCGAGGCATTACGCGTATTGAAAGTGCCGGTATTGCGCTGGCCTGGCGGCTGCTTTGCCGATACCTACCACTGGAAAGATGGCGTAGGCCCGAAAGAAAAACGGCCGACGATGGTCAATGCCTGGTGGGGCGGCGTTACAGAAGATAATAGTTTCGGCACGCATGATTTCCTGAATATGTGCGAAAAGATCGGGGCCTCACCGTACCTGGCCGGTAATATTGGTAGCGGGACAGTGAAAGAGTTGTCTGATTGGGTACAGTATGTAAATTTTAACGGGGTTAGCCCAATGAGTAAATGGCGCGAGGAAAATGGCCGTGCAAAACCCTGGAATGTCCAGTATTGGGGCGTTGGAAACGAAGCCTGGGGCTGTGGTGGCAATATGACAGCAGAGTATTATGCCAATGAATACCGCAAGTATGCCACATTTATGACCGACTGGACGAACAGCGGCAAGATGTTCAGGATTGCTTCCGGGGCTAGCGATGCAGATTACCACTGGACGGAAGTCATGATGCGGGATATCCCGGGCGGACTGATTGAAGGTATCGCCCTGCACCATTATTCCGTGATCAAATGGGAAGAAAAAGGTCCCTCGACAACTTTCAGCGAACAACAGTATGGCGATATCATGTACCAGGCTTTAAAGATGGAAGAACTGGTAACCAAACATTCGGCCATCATGGATAAATATGATCCCGCAAAAAAGATTGCCCTGGTCGTGGACGAATGGGGTGGATGGTATGATGTAGAACCAGGTACCAATCCGGGTTTCCTCTACCAGCAAAACACCATGCGCGATGCCATGATCGCCGGGGTAACGCTGAATATCTTCAATAACCATGCAGACCGCGTCCGGATGGCTAACCTCGCGCAGTCCATCAATGTATTGCAGGCGGTTATCCTCACCAACAAGGAAAAAATGATCCTTACCCCCACCTACCATGTGATGGAAATGTACAATGTGCACCAGGATGCTACCCTGATTCCCGTGACTGTGCAGAGCCCGGAATATATCATCGGGAAAGATACCCTGCCTGCCGTATCTGTATCTGCATCCGTGGACAAAAATGCACAAACCCATATTTCCGTGGTGAATATTGATCCTTCAAAGAATAATACGGTCACGATCGACCTGGGAAATACAGCGTATAAAAAAGTAAGTGGCAGGATACTGGTATCTGGCAAATTGCAGGACTATAACGATTTCGATCATCCGCAAAAGATCAGGCCGGCAGTGTATTCCAACGCCGTATTGAAATCAAATACCCTTACTGTTCCGTTACCCCCGGCCTCTGTTGTGGTATTGACCCTGCAATAAACCCTAATGCTTTTTACATGAGATTAAAAAAATTCGCACTGGCTGTTGCTGTAATTATGGCTTCAAACTATCCCGGCTATGCGCAAACCGCCAATCCTATCCTGGTCAAAGCCGGAACTGCTGTAGCACCGGTGCAATCCACCATGTGGGGGATTTTTTTTGAAGACATCAACCTGGGCGCGGATGGTGGTATTTATGCAGAACTGGTGAAGAACAGGTCCTTTGAATTCAATGATCCGCTGATGGGCTGGAATATTTCAGGCGATGGCGTTAAGGAAGGCAATTTCCTTATACTTAACCGCCAATCGGAAAATCCCAACAATCCCAGGTACCTGCGGGTAACGGCTACCGGGGAACGAAAAGGCCTTATGCAATTGAGCAATGAAGGTTTCCGGGGCATGGGCATCAAACAGGGATTACGGTATGATTTCTCAGTTAAGTACCAGCAGCTTATACCCGGAATGAAATTGCACCTGGAACTGGTTAATGAAAAAGGGGAACCGATTGGCGCTGCGGCATTTGAACCGCTGTCCGGCACCGGCTGGCAGCAGGGAAATATCAGTTTTACCGCCAATGCAACTGTGGCCAAAGCAAAATTCAATATCCGGTTCGAAGGTTCCGGCCAGCTTGACCTCGACATGATCTCCCTCTTTCCTTCAGATACCTGGAAAGGCAGGAAAGGCGGATTAAGGGCCGATATGGTGCAGATGCTGGCAGACCTGAAACCCGGGTTCGTGCGTTTTCCAGGTGGATGCATTGTAGAAGGCCGCGACCTGAATAACCGCTACCAGTGGAAAAAAACAATTGGTCCCATTGATCAACGCCAACAGATCGTCAACCGCTGGAATACAGAATTTTCCTACCGCCCGGCGCCTGATTATTTCCAGACCTTCGGATTGGGTTTCTTTGAATATTTCCAGATGGCAGAAGATATTGGCGCTGAAGCATTGCCCATCCTGAACTGTGGCATGGCCTGCCAGTTCAATACTGCCGAGCTGGTGCCAATGGCCGATATGGATCCATATGTACAGGATGCGCTGGACCTGATTGAATTCGCTAATGGTGACGCAACTACGCAATGGGGAAAATTGCGGATCGAAATGGGCCATCCCGCGCCATTTAACCTGAAAATGATGGGCGTTGGTAATGAAAACTGGGGGCCTCAATACCTGGAACGCCTGCAACTCTTTACCAAAGCCATTAAGTCGAAGTATCCTGCTTTTAACCTTATTTACAGCGCCGGGCCATTTTCAGATGGTGAACTCTTTACACAACTGGATACCGCACTCCGCAAAATGGGCGCTGATTATATTGATGAACATTATTACCGTAAACCGGACTGGTTCCTGAAAAATGCAGCCCGTTACGATAACTACGATCGTAATGGGGCTAAAATCTTTGCGGGTGAGTATGCTGCACATATCACGGAACAGAAAAAGGATCCCATAGAAAGGAGCAACTGGCTCGCGGCCATGTCGGAGGCGGCTTTCATGACCGGACTGGAACGCAATGCGGCAGTTGTTCAAATGGCTTCCTATGCACCACTGTTTGCCCATGTTGATGGCTGGCAATGGAACCCCGACCTCATCTGGGTGGATAACCTGCGGGTTTGCGGTACGCCAAGTTATTATGTGCAGCAATTGTTTTCCACCAATAAAGGGACCGATGTGGTGTTGGCTACCAGCAATGGACAACCGCTGACTGGCCAGGACAGCCTCTATGTATCTGCCGTAGTCAACAGCAAGACAAATGAACTGATCGTAAAACTGGTAAATACGGGGCCGGTTGTTATGGAAAAGGACCTCGTGATTGAAGGCATAAAGAGAAATGGCGCATCGGTTCAGGTATTCACGCTGAAGGGGGAAAAACCGGATCTTTCCAATTCGCTTGACCAGCCTTCGGTCATAGTCCCGGTAAAGTCATTGCTACATGCAGGCGGGAAAAAGATCAGGGTAAACCTTTCCCCATATTCATTGACCGTGCTTAATATACCGTATAAAAAATAAGCGTACCATTGTCATTCATTTATTAGAAGTATTGCCATGAAATTCATCACACAAGTACTATTCGCAGGATGTATATTTACCGCTATGTTGTCCTGCAACAACAACACAAAAAATGAAACGGTGGAAGCAGAAAAAACAACCTCCGGCACCAGCCGCAAAGAATGGGGTAACATCGAAGGACAACCCGTGTATTTATATACCTTGTCAAATGCGAAAGGTACTGTTGTGAACATCACCAATTATGGTGGCATCGTTACTTCATTTGTTACAAAAGACAAGCAAGGTGTAGCCTCCAGTATTGTACTCGGCTTTGACAGCCTGGCCCCTTACCTGCAAAAACACCCCTACTTCGGTGCAATAATAGGCCGCTATGGCAACAGGATCGGGGATGCAAAATTTTCTATCGGGAAAGAACACTATACGCTGGCTGCGAATAATGGCAAGAATGCCTTGCATGGCGGATTGAAAGGTTTTGATAAAGTGATCTGGTCTGTAGACCCGCCTGTTGATTCCGTACCGTCCATTACCCTGCATTATATGAGCAAAGACGGCGAGGAAGGCTACCCGGGCAACCTCAATGTGACTGTAAAATATACCCTGGGTGATAATGATGACCTGTCTATTGTCTATGATGCCACCACGGACAAGGCCACTCCGGTTAACCTGACTAACCACAGTTATTTTAACCTGAGCGGTGATGTTAAGGAAACCATCCTGGGGCATGAAGTGCAGATCAACGCCAATAGCTACACCCCGGTGGATACAACGCTGATCACAACAGGGGAGATAACATCCGTGAAAGGAACCCCTTTTGATTTTACTACTCCGCAAACCGTTGGTAGCCGCATTGATGCCGTAACCGGTAATCCTGGTGGCTATGACCATAACTATGTGCTGAATCGCCAGGGCACCGGACTGGAAACTGCTGCTACTGTTTATGATCCGGTAAGTGGCCGCGTGCTCGAAGTGAAGACCACAGAACCCGGCATGCAGTTCTATACCGGTAACTTCCTGGATGGCAGCGTTATCAACCATACCGGAACACCGGTGAACTTCCGTACGGCCCTCTGCCTGGAGACCCAGCATTTTCCTGACTCCCCCAATAAACCGGCATTTCCAACGACCATCTTGCAGCCCGGCGAAACCTATCATTCCGAAACCGTATATACCGTCTCCTTGCGTAAATAATCCCACAACATGACCGCAGAAGTATCCTCCTATAAAGCTTTTTTATTCGACCTCAATGGAACCATGATCGATGATATGCGCTACCATGTAAAAGCCTGGGGTGATATCCTGAACAATGACCTGAAAGCCGGATTAAGCATAGCCGAGGTCTCTGCCCAGATGTATGGGAAGAATGAAGAACTGCTGGTGCGCATCTTTGGCGAAGGACGTTTTACAAAGGAAGAGATGTTCAGGTTATCCATGGAAAAAG comes from Flavihumibacter fluvii and encodes:
- a CDS encoding alpha-L-arabinofuranosidase C-terminal domain-containing protein, producing MRLKKFALAVAVIMASNYPGYAQTANPILVKAGTAVAPVQSTMWGIFFEDINLGADGGIYAELVKNRSFEFNDPLMGWNISGDGVKEGNFLILNRQSENPNNPRYLRVTATGERKGLMQLSNEGFRGMGIKQGLRYDFSVKYQQLIPGMKLHLELVNEKGEPIGAAAFEPLSGTGWQQGNISFTANATVAKAKFNIRFEGSGQLDLDMISLFPSDTWKGRKGGLRADMVQMLADLKPGFVRFPGGCIVEGRDLNNRYQWKKTIGPIDQRQQIVNRWNTEFSYRPAPDYFQTFGLGFFEYFQMAEDIGAEALPILNCGMACQFNTAELVPMADMDPYVQDALDLIEFANGDATTQWGKLRIEMGHPAPFNLKMMGVGNENWGPQYLERLQLFTKAIKSKYPAFNLIYSAGPFSDGELFTQLDTALRKMGADYIDEHYYRKPDWFLKNAARYDNYDRNGAKIFAGEYAAHITEQKKDPIERSNWLAAMSEAAFMTGLERNAAVVQMASYAPLFAHVDGWQWNPDLIWVDNLRVCGTPSYYVQQLFSTNKGTDVVLATSNGQPLTGQDSLYVSAVVNSKTNELIVKLVNTGPVVMEKDLVIEGIKRNGASVQVFTLKGEKPDLSNSLDQPSVIVPVKSLLHAGGKKIRVNLSPYSLTVLNIPYKK
- a CDS encoding aldose epimerase family protein, whose amino-acid sequence is MKFITQVLFAGCIFTAMLSCNNNTKNETVEAEKTTSGTSRKEWGNIEGQPVYLYTLSNAKGTVVNITNYGGIVTSFVTKDKQGVASSIVLGFDSLAPYLQKHPYFGAIIGRYGNRIGDAKFSIGKEHYTLAANNGKNALHGGLKGFDKVIWSVDPPVDSVPSITLHYMSKDGEEGYPGNLNVTVKYTLGDNDDLSIVYDATTDKATPVNLTNHSYFNLSGDVKETILGHEVQINANSYTPVDTTLITTGEITSVKGTPFDFTTPQTVGSRIDAVTGNPGGYDHNYVLNRQGTGLETAATVYDPVSGRVLEVKTTEPGMQFYTGNFLDGSVINHTGTPVNFRTALCLETQHFPDSPNKPAFPTTILQPGETYHSETVYTVSLRK